From Deltaproteobacteria bacterium:
CACGACGGCCGCGACGAAGGGGGACGGGTGCACGCCCGACCGCTCGTCGAGGCCGAGCTGCGCGCCGCCGGGGCCTCGGCCGGCCTCGCGACGACGATCCTCAGGCTGCCGGTGCTCTACGGTCCGCACGACCCCGTGGCGCTCGACTATCGCTTCTTCATCCGACGGCTCCTCGACGGCCGCGGGCGCCTCCTGCTCGGCGGTGGAGCCTGCCTGCTCGGCCACCGGCTCTACATCGAAGATGCGGCGCACGGCGTGGCCCTCGCGGTGGCGAGCTCCGCCCCGGGCTCTCAGCTCTTCAACGTGGCCGAGGAGTGCGTCTACACCCTCGAGCAGCGCTTCCACGCCTACGGCCGCGTGCTGGGGGTCGAGACCGACGTCCTGAGGGTGCCGGACCTCGCGCTCCCCGAGCACCTGTCGCAGTTCTACACCCGAGGCCAGCACCACGTGCTCGACACGACGCGGGCCCGCACCCTCCTGGGCTATGTCGAGCGCCATAGCCCCGAGGAACGCCTGCGACGCACCGTAGAGTGGGTCCGGCAGCACCCACCCGCCTTCGACGCGGACTGGGAGGCCGAATACGCGCTGGAAGACGACGTGGCAGCGCAGCTCGCAGCGCCGCAGGAAGAGGAGTCCGCCGACGATGCCGAGGAAGAGACCCGCTAACGGGTTTCTCCTCGCAGGCAGACCCTTCCAGCCGGCGAGCGCACGTAGGCCAGATACCGTTCCCGCACCAGCATGCGCACGAGCTCGACCACGTCCTCCTCGGAGGCCTCGTAGCCCAGCGTGTCGCGGAGCAGCTGCGTCAGTTCCGGCACGTCCAGCTCGCGGCCACCCACCGCCCGCAGAACCTCGTAGGTATCTGCGGGAACCTCGTTCGGCTCGTAGGAAGTCGAGAGCGTGCCGAGGAGGTAATAGCTCTCGTCCTCGCTCCGCCGGCCATCGCGGGTGAAGCGCACCACGTCGGTCGCCAGGTGTGCAGCCGGCGAGAAACCGAAGCGGTAACCATCCAGGAGCGGCGGGGCCTCCTCGCCGAGGAGCACCGTCCCCAGCCCACCGTAGAGGCCCTTCAGCACGTAGCCGTAGATCATGTCGTCGAAGGCCTGCCGCACCTCGGTGGTCTCGGCGGCCGTCATCCCGCTATCGTCGTGATAGCGGTGAACGTACATCGTGTTGCGCCGCGGGCCGAAAGCGGTCGGATCGTCGTCCTCGGCCAGCCGCAGCCCGAACTTCGCCGGCTCGCGCGACATGGGCGTGTTGCGCACGACCTCGAACGGGGAGTACGAGACCCAGCCCACGCGATCCGCGTGCTTCGCGATGAAATCCACGACCTCCAGGTTCTCCGCCTTGGTCGACGTGGGGAGGTTCAGGATGAGCAGCATCCAGGCGGGGGTGAAGCCCGCCTCGCGCACGCGGTCGAAGAAACTCACGATCCCCGCCTGATCGTACCCCTTGTCGATGAGCTTGAGGACCCGATCGTTGGCGTGCTCCATGCCGATCATTGGCAGCTGATAGCCCGCCCGCGCCATGGCGCTCAGCGTCTCGACGTCCCAGCGGCGATCGATCTTGAAGAAGCTCGACCACTGGATCTGCATGTTCCGCTCGAGGACCCCTTTGGCGATCGCGAGAGCGGGCTTCGGCGGCAGGGAATCCGTCACGATATACATGCGGCGGAAGCCGAGCTCGTAGTAGTAGGCGATGTCGGCGAGGAGCTCGTCCTCGGCGCGCGGCGAGTAGAGCGCGTTCGTGCCGTTCTGGGTGCGTGAGTCGCAGAAGGTGCAACGCCCCCAGTAGCACCCGATCGCCTGCATCACCGGGATCCAGACCGTCGGGCGCACGGCCGGCGGGATGCCGAGGAGGTCCTTCTCCGGCAAGCGGTACGAGCCGAGGTGTCCCCGCGGTGGCGGCGGGTTGTACCGGGGGCGCACGAGGCCCTCCGCGGGAGTGCCGCGATACCAGACGTTCGGAAGCTCGGGCAGAGGCTCCCCGTCGCGAAGGGCGCGAACGATGGCCCCGAGGGCGTCCTCGCCGATGAAGTAGGTTACCGAGTGAAACCCGACGTCCTCGTGGAGAAGCTGCAGCGCCTCGTGGCGCTCCAGGTAGCTCACCATCTGGCCGCCAACGGTGATGTGGATGCTGGGATCGATTGCCGCTATTTCGTGCGCCAGGACGAGCACCGACAGGGCGTGGTGCGGGAAGGTGAACGAGAGACCGACGAGCCTCGGGCGGCGCCTCTCGATCATCTCCTTGACCATGGGCCGAATGAAATCGCGGTAGCGAACCACGTCGGGGCTGGCGAGCAGCTCGCGAATTCCCTCGACGGTGCGCATGCTCGCCGTCACCTCCATGTAGCGCGCGGAGGAGGCGAAGAAGAAGTCCTCGGCGAGCGGCGTGAGGATCGAGATGATCGGCACGTTCTCGCGGAAGAGGAGCTCGTCGCGGCTCCCCGCGCGCGTGACCTCCTCGTGGTTCTCGAGCACCAGCCGCATCCTGACGATCATCGAGAGCAGGCTGCGGTAGGTCGCGGCGTCCTCGGGCGAGAGCTCGGCTTGCTTCTCGAACGCGTCCCGTCGCGCCGTCATGGCTTCGTGAACGCCTTCCAGGAAGTCACGGTCGAGCATGCGCCCGAAAGCGGCCCGGGCGACGTCCCACACCTCCGCCGAAAACCCGTGGCCGATCAGGTCCGACGCAAGCCAATAGGGCGCGGGATAAGGACGTTTCACCGCATCCCAGGCGAATGGCGGCCAGATGATCAGCGCGTCCGACAACCGCTCGGCCCCCGCAGTCGCGGGCCGAACACCCGAAACGCCCTCGCGCGCATGGTTTTGCATGGCCCGGAGAATAGCTGATGCAGGTCAAGCCGGCAAGGCGGCCCCCCCCCAACAGCTCACGCCTCGAACGTGCAACACCGTCGCTGGCGCCGCGTTTGCGCACCGGAGCGGCGACGCTGCGCCGACATCATCGCACCCAGGCGCCTTCCGGCCACTAAGGTGCGATGTTTCCGTCGCTATTGCTTGCGAGAAAGCGTTTTCGTCTCCGCCAAAGAATTTGACTTCACTGATCGCGTTCGGTACCTTGACCGTATTACTGGCATCCAAAATTAATAACGCCACAAGGAGAGGTGAGCATGCGTTCGCGCCTTATGGGTCTCGCGTTGGGTTTGGTGGGTCTGACGGCCGTCGCTGGAGGATGCGGCGGTGGTACCACTATCAACCCCGTTCCTAACCTGCTCGGAACCTGGGATTGGGACTTCTCGGGAGTCATCGGCCCCGGCGCCCGGCAGCTGACCTACTACTCGGACGCGCCGAAGCTCTGGGCGGCCGCCGACATCAGCTTGGACCAGAAGGCGTGGTGCCGCATGTACCTCGGCTGGTCGGTGGTGAACCCGGAGAGCGACACGAAGTTCACCTGGTCGTATACCGTTAACGCGGACGCCTGCGGTGAGAAGAAGGGCGCGACCGGCACGGTGAAGATGGACATGAACACCACCGTCTCGCCGGTCACGATGAATGCCGTCAAGGCGGGGATGGAGAACCTGCCGCCGCTCAAGGTCGTGAAGTGCGGCACCGACCCGCTCGTCGAGACCGTGTGTGGCAAGTCCCCCGGGCTCGGCAAGCCGGCCGCCCCGCAGTAAGCCGTAGCGCACTCCCCAACTTTCAGCGATGCCTCCGACGTCACACCGGCCACACGGGCCTCTCACCCTGCTACTGCTCGGCGCGCACCTGACGCTCGCCGCAGCAGGGTGCGAGGGCCCGGAGATCCCCCCCGCACCCTGCGTCGGCGAGAGCTGCCCGAATGCCGGGATGGATCTCAAGGTCTTCTTCGACGACGAAGCGCTCGACCCCGCTGCACGGCAGCGCCTCGCCGACTCGGAATACATCGGCACCCTCTACCTGCGGGTCTTCAATCGCTGGCCCCCGTATTCGCTGGCGCTGGCCACCTCTCTCGCGGAGTTCTATCCCACGATTGGACCGCTGTCGCTGCGCGGCGGCCAAACGCTGACCTTTCCCCGACGGCTCAACGTCGGCACGCACTGGATCGCCGCGGTCTGGTGGCCGCAGTCTCGGCCCAAGGGGTTCGTTCCGCTCCGCTCCGGCGACCTGATCAACACCGGGACCTGCGAGCCGCCGCCCTATCTGGTAGGCGGACCGGCCGAGGAGGCGCTGCACGACGAGTACTACCGCTGTGCGCTCCCCTACGGCAAGCGGGGGGTCCCACGCGTCGTCGTGAAGGAGTCGGACGTGGGCACCACGCTGAAGAACGTGGTCGTGCGGATCAACGCCGAGTACGATCCGCGCTTTGAGGAAGCCACCCCCACGCCCTCCTCGTCCTCGGACCAATGACGCGTTCAGCGCCCCCTCCCGGCGACGGCGCCCCACAGCAGCGCGTCTCGGCAGGCCACCACGCGAGAGAGCTGCGCGAAGCGCCTGCGGCCGGGGTTGCGCTCCCGACCTTCACCCCCCCGCGGAGCGGTCGCAGCCGCTAAGCCCTTGCCGGTGACTCGTGCGAAGCCATCCCCCCGTGCGGGACGCATCCAACGCCTCCAGAGGGCCGCAGACAACGACGACCCACGCCGCCTTCGAGGGGACGACGACGGCCTTACGGCTCTTTGTCGCGACGATGCGCGTCGCAGCCCTCGCAGGCCCCCTCGTGCTCCTGCTCTGCGCGCAGCTTCGTCCAGCGCAGGCAGCGGGGCCTCGGGCGAAGGCCTCGCCACCGCTTCTCGCCATGCGAGGTCCAGCATCGCAGCCGGGCTCGCCGGCTGCCGCAGCTCAGCCTCCCGCGGCGCCGAAGCCGGTCGTCCTCCCGCGCCCGACGGTGTGGGACCGCTTCAGCGGCCTGTACTTCAATCCCAACTACGCCATCACGCACCGCCTCGACTACTCGAAGGACAGCGGATGGAAAAAGTTCGGGAGATTTTCCTGGAACGTCGGCTTGGTTATAATGGGCATCGTCGCCTCCACCGTCTGGCATGAGCTGGGACACTTCATCATGTCGAAGTCCCTCGGGGTAAGTTTCAAGTGGCCTGCCAGCGGGTGGGACGGCATCTTCATCCCGCTCTGGCACATTCCCGACGACACCCCCCGCGACAAGCGCATCGCCATCAGCCTCACCGGTTTCATCTTCGACGCCGTCGCCACCGAAGTTCTGCTCTGGGTGCCCCAGATTCCCAAGGACAACCTGTTCGTCGTCGGCTTCCTGCTGCATTCGATCCTCAACAATCTCCTCTACCCCCTCGTCGACGTGATTCGAGGCGGCTACGGGGACGTTCAGTCGTTGCGGACCGCAGGCATGCCGGTGGTACAGCTCCACGTGCCGCTCGTGCTGCACAGCCTCCTGGCGCTCAGTCGCCTTCTCTTCCTACACACGAAGTTCGCCGCACGCTTCAACCCCTGGGCCGCTCCGAAGTCGGCCGGGGCGAACGTGATCTTATTCAACTGGTAGCTGTAACGAACGTCTGCCGCGGAGCGAGACCATGAAGATAGCCGCCAGGTGGGGGACCGTAGCTCTGCTGATCTCTAGCCATGTCGTGGCCTCCACCGCCTGGGCCGAACCCGTCTCCAAGGAAAAGGAAAAGAAGGCCGACGACACCGCTTCTCTCGTGTTCTCCGCGTCGAAGCTGCCGAAGACGCTCGAAGAGGCGCCGGCGATCATCACGGTCTACGACCACCAGTACCTCTCGAGCTTCGGCTTTCTCACGCTCAACGACCTCCTCAGCACGACCCCTGGCTTCGACGCGCGCCCGGCGAGTTGGTTCGACACCCCGGCCACCCGCGGTCTCACGCACACGGCGCTCCTCCTGCTCGACGGCACGCCGCTCAACTCGCACCTCTCGAACTACTTCCCCGCCGGGCTGGGGCTCGACCTGTCGAACTACCAGCGCATCGAGGTGATCAGCGGCCCGGGCGGCGTGCTCTGGGGATCCCACTCGCTTCTCGGCGTCGTGAACCTGATCAGCCGCAACGGCGCCGACATCAACGGGGTACACGGCCGCGTCGAGTTCGGCTCCTTCGGCTACCAGCGCTATGGCCTAAAGGCCGGCAAGCGGTGGGGAGATCTGGACGCCTATCTCGGGGTCAGCTTCGTCACCGAACGAGGCGCGAACGTCGAGCTGAGCGGCACGACCGCCCGCAGCTTCGCCCACGGAGGCAAGTACCAGGCGGGCACGGACGGCACCACGACGAACAAGTCGGACTACTTCTTCGAGGCCATCGGCAAGGTGAAGTACAAGGACTTCACCCTCTTCGGCCGGATCCCCTACTCGCGGAACTACTTTCAGGCGAGCGAGGAGGGGGGCATCCTCGCCTACCGGGATAACGGCTACCGCCAGAGCGACGACTGGGCGGCCTACCTGATGTACTCCAGCCGGTTCCTGAACGGAGACCTCGGCGTTCTGGCCAAGGGCTACTTCTATCGCAACGTGCTGGCCTTCGATAACCGCCTATGGTCCGCGGGGTCGCCCTACTATCGCGGAGGGTACGGCACCTTCGTTGACGGCGGCACGGCGCTCAAGCTCGGCGGCCTGGCCGAGGTCAACTGGACCTTCTCCCTGCGCAAGATCGTCACGAACACCCTGACCGGGGGTATCGACGCCTTTCGCGAGAGCGTCTCGGGCGCCAGCATTTCCCTGGCCGATGCGAACGGCTACTACGGCACCTTGCAGCCCTTCATCACCGACGCGGCCGCCTTCGTGCTGTCGCCCTACGTCTCCGACGAGGTCCGGCTGCTCGACCGCATCGCCATCTCCGGGGGCCTGCGCTACAACTACTCCGACAGCTACGCCCCCGTCGCGCTGCTTTCCGGCAGCGTCGTCGCGCGTCTGTTCGGGCAGAACTACGCGAAGGTCAACGTCGGCACCGGCCTGCGACCGCCCACGATGAGCGACCGCTTCGGGCGCCAACCCCTCTCCGCGCCGCTCGGACAGTACCAGCGGCCCGACGACGGCGCGGCACCGATGCGACCGTCTACCAGCACGGCCTACCAGTTCGAGATCAACTCCCAGATCCTGCGCGACGTGGGCCCCTTCCGCCGCTTCTTCGTGCGCGGCGACTTCGCAATCACCTCGGTGGAGAGCATCTTCGCGCAGCTGCCGAACCTCTTCGATCCCGAGACCCGCTACGCGCTACCCAAGATCAAGCGCGACATCTTGTCGGCGGAGGCGCGCCTGGATGCCACGTTTCGCGGCGACCACGCGGCCTGGGTCTCCTATGCGTATAACCAGGTACGCCTAAAGGACGTGGAGATCGAGGGAGGCCTGGCGCAGGTGGGACCCCAGCACTCCGTTTCGGCCGGCGGAATGCTGCGCCTCTGGCGCTGGCTGCGCGTGATGACCCGCGCCACGGTGCTGAACGGCATCCGGCGCTCCGTGCTCGCTCTCGACGCCACGGAGACGGCGCGCGGCGGGACGCTGGTACAATCCGACGCGCCGACCGTGTTCCTGCTCTCGGCCGGCTTCACCATCGACAACCTGTACCGCGACCTCTACGTCTCCTTCGTCGGCCACAACCTGGCCAACCAGAAGTACAGCAACTACGCCTTCACCAACCTGTTCGCGGGCGGCGTCGACGACGGCCAGGCGCTCAACTACACGCAACCGGGCATCAGCTTCGTCTTCTCGGCCGGCATGTCTGTCTGGTAGTCGCCGCACCTGGGCTGGGGCTTGAGCGGGACGGTCTTCACTACGGCAAGATGGTGAGGCACAGCTCCGGTTGCACGTGAGCTCGCGACCGGACGGGGTGAGGTGGCAGAGCCAATGGAGCACTACGACGTCGTTGTCATCGGGGGAGGCCCCGCCGGGCTGGCCGCGGCAGCGCGAATCGTCTTTGCTGAGATTCCCGACCACGAGCCTTTCAGCGTGCTGGTTCTCGAGGCGAGCGACGCTCTCGGAGGCGGGTCTCGCTGGAAGCCTCTCTTCATGGGTTCCTCCAAATACTTCTTCACGAAACGCGAGTTAGGACTCCTAATCAAATCCTGCGAGGAGGAGGGAGCCGTCGTCAAGCGGGGAGAGGAAGTCCTGGGCTTTGAGGTACGAGACCCGGATACCTTCTACATCAAGACGTCGCGCTCCGAGTACACCTGCACGGCCGTGGTGTTTGCCTGCGGCTTTCGGCGCTCCCATGCGCAAGAGAGCGAGCTCCACTGGCAAGACCGTGCCCTCTGGTGGGTGCTCGGCGACGGGGCGCTCATTGACAGGTTGCAGCAGCTCCAGGAGGAGCGGCAGGAGGAGGGTGTCGCGATCATCGGTTCGCGGCACGTCGCCCGCCTATGCGCGTCGTGGACGGTGCCGCCGCGTGACGTAAATGTGACCTTCATCGCCGAGCCCCCTGGGGCGGACCCACCAAACCCCTGGGTCCTCGATGCAAGCGTCGTGGACATCAAGGATGTCGACGAACGTATCGTGCTAAAGCTGCGCGATAGCCGCACGGGGAAGGTAGAAGAGATGGCCGTGGGCTCGTTGCTGGTGGATTTCGAATCCTACGAGCGGCAAGGCACCGCAATGCTCTTCGCTGCGGCTCAGCCCTTCGTCGGGCGCGAGGGGTTCATCGAGATCAATCGGCGAACAACGACCTCCGTGCCGGGCGTGTTCGCCGCTGGCGATGTTACGGGGGAACCCTTCTCGATAGCCAAGGCGCTCCACGAGGGTGCCACCGCCGGCTTCGCAGCCTACAGCTATCTCTATGGCAAGAGGCACGGGAGAAAACCCACCCTGTTTCCCTATTATCCAGAATGGACGCACTGAACAAGGGCACCTTGGCCGCGATCCATGTTTGACCACGAATCAACAGCGTCGCGACCGTCACGGAGGTTGCCTTGAAAGACTTGATTCCGGGCACCGGCGGGGCTGCCGCCCACCGCCGGATCCTTCCCAACGGAATGACGTCCTTGCACACCGAGGACGCCTCGACGCCTACCGGAGGGTTCCAGCTCTGGATTCGCGCCGGCTGCGTTGACGACCCCGAAGGCGCTTCGGGGACCGCGCACGCGCTCGAGCACCTCGTCTTCTATTCGGGGGAGGGGCGAAACGACCCCGCACTGGAGGTCGAGCGCTGGGGGGGCTGGAGCAACGGCGACACGGACTACGACTGGACGCGTTACGAGCTCTTCGTCGACTCGGCGCGGCTGCTCTTGGCCGCGAGCACCTTCTGTCGCCGCATCGCGCGACCCGGCTTCCGCGAAGAGGTGCTGGTCGGCGAGAAGAAGGTCATCCAGGAAGAGATCCGCATGTACAGCGCCACCATCCCCCACGTGGAGGCGTTCGATAAGGCGTACGCGCTGGTCTTCCGGCGCCTCGGCTACCGCAACTCGGGGCTCGGAAGTCCCGCCTCGGTGCGAGCGCTGACGCTGGACGGGCTGCGCAGCTATCACCGACGGCACTACGTGCCCGGCAACATGGTGGCCGTCAGCGTGGGGGCCTTTCCCCAGGAGGCGCTCGAGAAAGCGCTGCTCGCGGCCTTCCCGGGAGCCCGACGACGCGCGCCCGCCCCGCTCGAGGTGCCGAACGAGCCGCCTCAACGTGGGGTGCGAGTGGACCTGCTGCGCTCCTGGGCCACGGAACCGCGCCTGACGCTCGCGTTTCGCACGGCCCCGTTTCTCCACCCGGACGCGCCCGGCCTCGAGCTCCTGCTCCGCCTGCTTTCGAAGGGGAGCGCCCCGCTCGTGGGGCAGGCGGTCGTCGAGGCCACCGGGGCCGCACCCTCGCTGACCGGCGAGCACGAGCTCTTTCGACTGAGCGGAGCGATGCGGGTGCTGGTCGAGGCCGGTGGCACCAAGAAGGAGGTCCCCGCCCTCGTCGCCGCGGCCTTGAAAGGAGTCGCGCGGGCCCAGCAGCGTCTTGCGCCCCACGCGCTCGACGATCTGAAACGCGCGCTGCTCATCGAGGGCCTCCTCGACCGCGAGACGGTGGCGCGTCGGACCTACTGGCAGGGCTTCTTCGAAACCATCGCAGGGGACCATCGCCTCGAGCGCTCCTTCTTCGAGGCCATCGTCCGCATCACGCCCGCCGAGCTCCAGGAGCTCGCCCGACGCTACCTGCGCCCCGATCGCCTGACGCTCGTGCTCCAGCTGCCGCGCGGCTGGGTCGGCTCGGCGACGGAGAAGCAGAAGTGGCTCGAGACGCTCCGTCGCGCAGCCGCTCTCCCTGCCGCGACCGACGGCACCGCGCCGGTGCTCCCCCCCTGGGCCACGCCGCTGCCTCCCGAACGCGCTCCGCGAGCGCGCGCTCGAGGGTCGCGCCGACCGGCGTCAGCGGGGCTGAGGTGGAAGGAGGTGAGCCTCCCTTGCGGCGCGCGCCTGGTCACCATGCGACGCACGGCCACGCCCACGGTCGCCCTCGCGGCCAGCTTCCCGGGCGGCCTGCGCTTCGAACGCCGCGGGATGGAAGGGGCCAGCGAACTCCTCGCCGACACCCTGACCGCCGGCGCACGCGGCGTCACCCCGAGGGAGCTCCGCCGGCGCGTCCAGGCCACGGGGTCGGAGATCGCCACCGCCTCCGGCGGCAACACGCTCTCGCTGCAAGGCGTATTCGCGGGGAGCCATTGGCGCGACGGTCTCGGCGCGCTCCTCGACTGCGCGCTCGAGCCCACCTTCCCCGCTCCCACGGTGGCTCGAGCCCGGCTCGCCACCCTGCAGGCGCTCGAGTACCTCGACGACAACATCCTCGGCCTCACGGCCACGCTCTTCAGCCACCGCTTTTATCGCGTCCACCCGTACGGATACGACCCCCTCGGCACCAAGGAGAGTCTCTCGCGCCTCACCCGCGCCCACCTCGCTCGCCTCCACGCCGAGCTCTATCCGCCCTCGCGCCTCAACCTGGCCGTGGTCGGAAACATCGACCCTGGAGAGGTCGAAGAGGTGGTCGCCGCCCGCCTACGGAAAATGAAGCGCAAGGCCACTCCCATGCCCCTGGTCCCGCAGGAGGAGCCGCGGACGGCCTTCGCGTGGACCTTCGACCCCATCGCGACCGACGTGGTGCGTTTCTTCTGGGGCTTCGCCGCTCCCCCCTCGACGGACCCGCACTGGCCGAGCCTTTTGCTCATGGAGAAGGTGCTCGGCTACCAGTCCGGGCGCCTCTTCACCGAGATCCGCGAGCGCCGCGGCCTGGACTACTCGCCTAACATCTTCCTCTCGCAGGCCATCGACCCGGCGCATCTGGCGGTCTCCATCTCGTGCGTTCCCGCTCGCTCGCTCGAAGCCATCCAGGCCCTGACCGCCGTGCTCCGCTCGGCGTTCGAAGAGCCTGCGACGAAGGACGAGCTCGCCGTGGCCAAGGCCTTCGTCCTGGCCGCAGACACCGCGCAAGGCTACGAGACGAACGAGGCCATCGCCCGCTTCCTCGCCATCAACCTGAGCTGCGGTCGCACCGCCGCTTGGATGGCGTCCCTTCCGGCGCGCATCGAGGCGCTCACCTCCGACGGGGTCCAGGGTCAGGCGCGACGCATCTTCGACGCGCGCCGCTCCCTGCTCGTCATCGTGGGTCCGGAAGAGGTCCGGTCGCAGGCCGCGGAGCTGGCCGCCGTGGCGGCGACGCTCGTTCCCTGACGCAAGCTCCCCGACGAGCGCTCCCCGACGAGCGCTCACGCGCACAACCTACTCGTCGCAGAAGAAGGGCCGGTACTCCGGCCGCAGGACCACGTTCTTCTCGTAGAGCAGGTACTCCAGGTAGAAGCTCCCCACGCCCCCGGGGCCACCGCCAACCCTCCGCGCCACGTCGTCACGCAGCTCCTCCACCGTGGCGTAGCGCAGGTAGAGCGCCTGGCAGACCTCCCACGGCGACGGCGCGCTCTCCTCGTCGGTCGGTAGCCCGAGATGCTCCTGCACGGCGTGCACCTCTTCCGGGTGAGTCGCAAAGATCACATAGAGGACGACCGAGGCCACGACGTCCACCAGCTGGCGCTGCTCGGCCGGAGGCGTGAAGAGGAGCTCGAGCTCATCCTCCGGCTCCCCGCGCCGAAGCGGCGCGACGAGTCGCTTGAGCATGCGTCCGGCCTCCGACTCCTCGTCCTCGAAGAAGTCAGCGAGCCCGTACGCCTCGCTCCGCGCGAGAACCGTCTCGAGCAGCGCGCGGACGGCCGGGCGCGAGCTGTGCGCCCCGAGAAACGCGCTCCAGTCCCTCTTCGCCTCGTGACCCGAGGAGAGGAAGGTCTCCGCCGCCCAATCGAAGAACTGCACCAGCTCCGGCCAGCCGCCGAGGCGCTGCACGAGTTCCCTGGGCTGAGCGTAGACCGGCCAGGCCAGCGCGTCCGGGTCGCTCTCGTCGAACGCGAACGTCGCGGCCTTCGTCGGGTCTGTCTCGTCTTCTCGGAAGAGGAGGAGCTCGGAGTCGGCAGGCGCGCAGTTGAGCTTCCCGCCGAGGCGGAAGACCCGCGTGGCCTTCACGACCGCCGCCGCGGGAGCGACCGCGCCGAGGCCCGTCGCGTCAAAGGTGGCGAGCGCTGTCCGCACGTGCGCGGCCGTGGTGAAGGGGGCCCCGAGGAAGTAGAAGATCTTGGCCGAGGCGAGCGCGGGATCGTTTGCCGGTCCGAGCAGGCCCACCTCGTGCACGTCCTTCAGGAACTGCACCACGCGGCGCGCGTCGTAGGGGGCACGCATCTGGCGGAGGTGGTCGTCGCTCAGCGAGTCGATCATGAACATGTCGAGGTGATAGCCCGCCCGCTTGAGGAGCTCGACGGTCTCTCGCTCGAGGGTGGGCAGCAGGTAGCCGGTCCACCACAGCGGCTGCTGCGGCCGACGCGCGTTGAGCTCGATGAAGAGCTCCGCCAGCCGATAAAGGAGCGGTGCCCCCGCGAGGTTATTGAGCTCGGAGGCGACCATGTAGAAGGAGGTCACTCCCCGCGCAGCGAGATACTCAAGGTCGCCACGCACGGCCTCGAGGTCACGCTCGCGCACGGCGCGGCCCTCGACCTCGGGCTCGAGGCAGTAGTAGCAGGAAAAGGGACACCCTCGGCTTACCTCGATCGCCGCCGAATAGCCGTATTGCGCGCTCGGGCCGCCGTAGAAGGCTAGGAGCTCGTTCGTCACCTCGTCGTCGTATTCACGCTCGGCCAATGGAGCGAAGAACCGGCGC
This genomic window contains:
- a CDS encoding insulinase family protein — protein: MTSLHTEDASTPTGGFQLWIRAGCVDDPEGASGTAHALEHLVFYSGEGRNDPALEVERWGGWSNGDTDYDWTRYELFVDSARLLLAASTFCRRIARPGFREEVLVGEKKVIQEEIRMYSATIPHVEAFDKAYALVFRRLGYRNSGLGSPASVRALTLDGLRSYHRRHYVPGNMVAVSVGAFPQEALEKALLAAFPGARRRAPAPLEVPNEPPQRGVRVDLLRSWATEPRLTLAFRTAPFLHPDAPGLELLLRLLSKGSAPLVGQAVVEATGAAPSLTGEHELFRLSGAMRVLVEAGGTKKEVPALVAAALKGVARAQQRLAPHALDDLKRALLIEGLLDRETVARRTYWQGFFETIAGDHRLERSFFEAIVRITPAELQELARRYLRPDRLTLVLQLPRGWVGSATEKQKWLETLRRAAALPAATDGTAPVLPPWATPLPPERAPRARARGSRRPASAGLRWKEVSLPCGARLVTMRRTATPTVALAASFPGGLRFERRGMEGASELLADTLTAGARGVTPRELRRRVQATGSEIATASGGNTLSLQGVFAGSHWRDGLGALLDCALEPTFPAPTVARARLATLQALEYLDDNILGLTATLFSHRFYRVHPYGYDPLGTKESLSRLTRAHLARLHAELYPPSRLNLAVVGNIDPGEVEEVVAARLRKMKRKATPMPLVPQEEPRTAFAWTFDPIATDVVRFFWGFAAPPSTDPHWPSLLLMEKVLGYQSGRLFTEIRERRGLDYSPNIFLSQAIDPAHLAVSISCVPARSLEAIQALTAVLRSAFEEPATKDELAVAKAFVLAADTAQGYETNEAIARFLAINLSCGRTAAWMASLPARIEALTSDGVQGQARRIFDARRSLLVIVGPEEVRSQAAELAAVAATLVP
- a CDS encoding radical SAM protein, yielding MSQRPVDLLLLNATNLAQTAVYAYGGFVQTSALARQHGLTVERCDLLGVPPSQWELVIAGLLARAPRMVGIHHRNSDVLAIEEYLGGATSTSFLTPPDEPRYLPLVPLRRLMAILRRQTAAPVVVGGIGFSASPLACCRLLEPDFGVCGEPNEFFARFDDVLARRDLASVANLVYRDGDRYVMSPRRFFAPLAEREYDDEVTNELLAFYGGPSAQYGYSAAIEVSRGCPFSCYYCLEPEVEGRAVRERDLEAVRGDLEYLAARGVTSFYMVASELNNLAGAPLLYRLAELFIELNARRPQQPLWWTGYLLPTLERETVELLKRAGYHLDMFMIDSLSDDHLRQMRAPYDARRVVQFLKDVHEVGLLGPANDPALASAKIFYFLGAPFTTAAHVRTALATFDATGLGAVAPAAAVVKATRVFRLGGKLNCAPADSELLLFREDETDPTKAATFAFDESDPDALAWPVYAQPRELVQRLGGWPELVQFFDWAAETFLSSGHEAKRDWSAFLGAHSSRPAVRALLETVLARSEAYGLADFFEDEESEAGRMLKRLVAPLRRGEPEDELELLFTPPAEQRQLVDVVASVVLYVIFATHPEEVHAVQEHLGLPTDEESAPSPWEVCQALYLRYATVEELRDDVARRVGGGPGGVGSFYLEYLLYEKNVVLRPEYRPFFCDE